The proteins below are encoded in one region of Pseudonocardia sp. DSM 110487:
- a CDS encoding sugar ABC transporter ATP-binding protein yields MTGISVAFGPVQALDSVDLRLYPGEVHALMGENGAGKSTLIKALTGVHPVDAGHIRVQGEPVAFSGPAAAQAAGISTVYQEVNLCPNLSVAENLLLGREPRRAGRIDWRGARRRATEVLGRLHLDLDPSSPLGAHPIAQQQLVAIARAVEVDARVLVLDEPTSSLDASEVAELFRVVRRLRDDGVAILFVSHFIEQVYEISDRMTVLRNGKLVGEYRTAELSRRQLVSAMVGRELEVLERLDRAPAAPADEEEVPVLEAVGLGRTGAIEPVDLVVRPGEVVGLAGLLGSGRTELARLLFGADRADHGEITVGGRAVRIRNPRAAIDAGIAFSPEDRKAGGVVGDLSVRDNIVLAMQASRGWMRRIPGRKQDELARRWIELLDVRPADPDALLRNLSGGNQQKVLLARWLITQPRLLILDEPTRGIDVGAKAQIQALVAEQARQGMAVVFISAELDEVVRLSDRVLVLRDRRPVAELAGEDVDMDRVMELIAVGGEAGA; encoded by the coding sequence ATGACCGGCATCTCCGTGGCGTTCGGGCCGGTGCAGGCCCTCGATTCGGTGGACCTGCGGCTGTACCCGGGCGAGGTGCACGCGTTGATGGGCGAGAACGGCGCCGGCAAGTCGACGCTGATCAAAGCCCTCACCGGCGTGCACCCGGTGGACGCGGGGCACATCCGCGTGCAGGGTGAGCCGGTGGCGTTCAGCGGGCCGGCCGCGGCCCAGGCCGCCGGGATCAGCACGGTCTACCAGGAGGTGAACCTCTGCCCCAACCTGTCGGTGGCGGAGAACCTCCTGCTGGGCCGCGAGCCGCGCCGCGCCGGTCGCATCGACTGGCGCGGCGCCCGGCGGCGGGCCACCGAGGTGCTGGGAAGGCTGCACCTGGACCTCGACCCGTCCTCGCCGCTCGGCGCGCACCCGATCGCGCAGCAGCAGCTGGTCGCGATCGCCCGCGCCGTCGAGGTGGACGCGCGGGTGCTCGTGCTCGACGAGCCGACCTCCAGCCTCGACGCGAGCGAGGTTGCCGAGCTCTTCCGGGTGGTCCGCAGGCTGCGTGACGACGGCGTGGCGATCCTGTTCGTCTCGCACTTCATCGAGCAGGTCTACGAGATCTCCGATCGGATGACGGTGCTGCGCAACGGCAAGCTGGTTGGCGAGTACCGCACCGCGGAGCTCTCGCGGAGGCAGCTGGTATCGGCGATGGTCGGGCGCGAGCTGGAGGTCCTGGAACGCCTCGATCGCGCACCGGCCGCACCCGCCGACGAGGAGGAAGTCCCGGTCCTCGAGGCCGTCGGGCTGGGGCGCACCGGGGCGATCGAGCCGGTCGACCTCGTGGTGCGTCCCGGGGAGGTCGTCGGCCTCGCAGGCCTGCTCGGCAGCGGGCGCACCGAGCTCGCCCGGCTGCTGTTCGGCGCCGACCGCGCCGATCACGGCGAGATCACGGTGGGCGGACGCGCGGTCCGGATCCGCAACCCGCGCGCGGCGATCGACGCCGGCATCGCGTTCAGCCCGGAGGACCGCAAGGCCGGGGGAGTCGTGGGCGACCTGTCGGTGCGCGACAACATCGTTCTCGCCATGCAGGCGTCCCGCGGGTGGATGCGGCGCATCCCCGGTCGCAAGCAGGACGAGCTGGCCCGGCGCTGGATCGAGCTGCTCGACGTCCGGCCGGCCGACCCGGACGCGCTGCTGCGCAACCTGTCCGGCGGCAACCAGCAGAAGGTGCTGCTGGCGCGCTGGTTGATCACCCAGCCGCGCCTGCTCATCCTCGACGAGCCGACGCGCGGCATCGACGTGGGCGCGAAGGCCCAGATCCAGGCCCTCGTGGCCGAGCAGGCCCGCCAGGGCATGGCGGTCGTGTTCATCTCCGCGGAGCTGGACGAGGTGGTCCGCCTGTCCGACCGGGTACTGGTGCTGCGTGACCGCAGACCCGTCGCGGAGCTCGCGGGGGAGGACGTGGACATGGACCGCGTGATGGAGCTGATCGCCGTCGGGGGTGAGGCCGGTGCGTGA